The Bacillota bacterium genome window below encodes:
- a CDS encoding DUF441 family protein translates to MLSVPEPMLILLLLLALGLVSRNSLLTGSAAVLILLRLAGADPLLHLLGRYGISAGIFLLILAILVPVADGRISLRHFVGELLRPAGLVAVVVSAAAAYVAKDGVDLLARQPSVMVGLIVGSIVGVLLGGVPTGPLIAAGLTAILARFLD, encoded by the coding sequence ATGCTCTCGGTGCCCGAGCCGATGCTCATCCTGCTCCTTCTCCTGGCGCTGGGCCTGGTCTCGCGCAACAGCCTGCTGACCGGCTCGGCGGCGGTGCTGATCCTCCTCCGCCTGGCAGGCGCCGATCCCCTCTTGCACCTCCTCGGCCGGTACGGGATCAGCGCCGGCATCTTCCTGCTCATCCTGGCCATCCTGGTTCCGGTGGCGGACGGCCGCATCTCCCTGCGCCACTTCGTCGGCGAGCTCCTCCGCCCCGCCGGTCTCGTCGCCGTCGTGGTCAGCGCCGCCGCCGCCTACGTGGCCAAGGACGGCGTCGACCTCCTCGCCCGCCAGCCCTCCGTCATGGTGGGGTTGATCGTCGGCTCCATCGTCGGCGTCCTCCTGGGCGGAGTGCCCACCGGGCCCCTGATCGCCGCGGGTCTGACCGCCATCCTGGCGCGCTTCCTCGATTGA
- a CDS encoding phosphosulfolactate synthase: protein MRGRGWSEAFPYPVEGRQAKPRDEGLTMVIDKGLGLEQTRDLLELAAEHVDMIKLAFGTSALYPLERLREKVRLIQSYGIPAYPGGTLLEVAVVQGRFQDFLDEAERIGFEKLEVSDGTIPMTPDVRAEIIRICRERGFAVVSEVGKKHPADRVPSSNLVEQVAADLEAGASHVIIEGRESGKGVVIYHEDGSIDDDELEYIVRSVPDVRRLIWEAPRKSQQQDLVLRFGPNVNLGNVHPEDVLACEALRVGLRGDTLRAALLRHPERFPFPYALQRDG from the coding sequence GTGCGCGGACGCGGTTGGTCGGAGGCCTTCCCGTACCCCGTGGAGGGGCGTCAGGCCAAGCCCCGCGACGAGGGGCTGACCATGGTCATCGACAAGGGCCTGGGCTTGGAGCAGACCCGCGACCTCCTGGAGCTGGCGGCGGAGCACGTCGACATGATCAAGCTCGCCTTCGGCACCTCGGCCCTCTACCCGTTGGAGCGGCTGAGGGAGAAGGTCCGGCTGATCCAGAGCTACGGGATCCCCGCCTACCCGGGAGGCACGCTCCTCGAGGTGGCGGTGGTGCAGGGGCGCTTCCAGGACTTCCTGGACGAGGCGGAGCGGATCGGGTTCGAGAAGCTCGAGGTCTCCGACGGCACCATCCCCATGACCCCGGACGTTCGCGCGGAGATCATCCGCATCTGCCGGGAGCGGGGCTTCGCGGTGGTCAGCGAGGTGGGGAAGAAGCACCCCGCCGACCGGGTACCCTCCAGCAACCTGGTGGAACAGGTGGCGGCCGACCTGGAGGCCGGCGCGAGCCACGTGATCATCGAGGGGCGCGAGTCCGGCAAGGGGGTGGTGATCTACCACGAGGACGGCTCCATCGACGACGACGAGCTGGAGTACATCGTGCGCAGCGTGCCGGACGTCCGCCGGCTCATCTGGGAGGCGCCGAGGAAGTCGCAGCAGCAGGACCTGGTCCTTCGCTTCGGCCCCAACGTCAACCTCGGCAACGTCCACCCGGAGGACGTCCTGGCCTGCGAGGCGCTGCGGGTCGGCCTGCGCGGCGACACGCTCCGGGCGGCTCTCCTCCGCCATCCCGAGCGCTTTCCCTTCCCCTACGCCCTTCAGCGGGACGGCTGA
- a CDS encoding amidohydrolase family protein, protein MAYEGFRVLDTHVHFVYGAWPPAGTQHPALVAYARERDERMRQEWQFPGPPEPPPSTPEEAEQLADRWVEELDRHGVERVCFVTGGGNERLAAVVRRHPDRFLGMVHHDPTAPDALEQLRRGVEEFGFVGYKMFGPRMPVPFEDPSLRPIWKYLADRRIPVLIHFGLLGHAGGVVYSPRMSPLTLWPVAREFLDIPFIIPHFGAGYWQDLLQLCWSLPNIYIDTSGSNQWMRWMPYPLTLESLLQKAYEMVGPERILFGTDSSWFPRGFSVRYLADQLRAARYLRWPEEAIRLFLGGNAARLFGLQEWSERA, encoded by the coding sequence ATGGCTTACGAAGGGTTCCGCGTGCTGGATACCCATGTCCACTTCGTCTACGGTGCCTGGCCGCCGGCGGGCACGCAGCATCCCGCCCTGGTCGCCTACGCCCGCGAGCGCGACGAGCGGATGCGCCAAGAATGGCAGTTCCCCGGTCCCCCCGAGCCACCGCCGTCGACCCCCGAGGAGGCCGAGCAGCTGGCCGACCGCTGGGTCGAGGAGCTGGACCGTCATGGCGTGGAGCGGGTCTGCTTCGTCACCGGGGGCGGCAACGAGCGCCTGGCGGCGGTGGTCCGCCGCCATCCGGATCGCTTCCTGGGGATGGTCCACCACGATCCGACCGCGCCGGATGCGCTGGAGCAGCTCCGGCGTGGCGTCGAGGAGTTCGGCTTCGTCGGCTACAAGATGTTCGGGCCGCGGATGCCCGTCCCGTTCGAGGATCCCTCGCTCCGCCCCATCTGGAAGTACCTGGCGGACCGTCGCATCCCGGTGCTGATCCACTTCGGCCTGCTCGGCCACGCCGGCGGCGTGGTCTACTCGCCCCGGATGAGCCCGCTGACGCTCTGGCCGGTGGCGCGGGAGTTCCTGGACATCCCCTTCATCATCCCGCACTTCGGCGCCGGATACTGGCAGGATCTGCTCCAGCTCTGCTGGAGCCTGCCCAACATCTACATCGACACCTCCGGTTCGAACCAGTGGATGCGCTGGATGCCCTACCCGCTCACGCTGGAGTCGTTGCTCCAGAAGGCCTACGAGATGGTGGGGCCGGAGCGGATCCTCTTCGGCACGGACTCCAGCTGGTTCCCCCGCGGCTTCTCCGTCCGCTACCTGGCCGACCAGCTCAGGGCGGCCCGTTACCTGCGCTGGCCCGAGGAGGCCATCCGCCTCTTCCTGGGCGGCAACGCGGCCCGGTTGTTCGGGCTGCAGGAGTGGAGCGAGCGCGCATAG
- a CDS encoding NAD(P)-dependent oxidoreductase translates to MTVWVAEPVSPLFWRSLRRMDEAVYVDGRALAHGELPAGRRPWALVVRNRTEVGSPLLARLAPELRVLARLGSGLDNVDLEAARRLRVEVLAAPGENAEATAEFTWTLALAAARQLHRALGSSRATASERLELAGRELAGATWGVVGFGAVGRRVATLAGAWGLTVLALPPRSLSEPPPAGVRWSELDQLIARSDVVSLHLPLTRETHHLLGEERFRLFRRGSILVNTARGNLLDEEALARALERGRPAVAALDVRKEPPPRPDPLAGHPRVLLTPHVAGWSREALARIERRLLLELGRRLPGSAAPAGRRPHRLGRSGGAQPSR, encoded by the coding sequence ATGACCGTCTGGGTGGCGGAACCCGTCTCGCCGCTCTTCTGGCGCTCGCTCCGGCGGATGGACGAGGCGGTCTACGTCGACGGCCGCGCGCTGGCGCACGGGGAGCTGCCGGCAGGGCGGAGGCCCTGGGCGCTGGTGGTCCGGAACCGGACCGAGGTCGGGTCGCCCCTGCTCGCCCGCCTGGCGCCCGAGCTCCGGGTCCTCGCCCGGCTGGGGTCGGGGCTGGACAACGTGGACCTGGAGGCGGCGCGCCGCCTCCGGGTGGAGGTGCTGGCCGCCCCCGGCGAGAACGCCGAGGCGACGGCGGAGTTCACCTGGACGCTGGCCCTGGCGGCGGCACGCCAGCTCCACCGCGCCCTCGGCTCGAGCCGGGCCACCGCCTCGGAACGGCTGGAGCTGGCAGGTCGCGAGCTCGCCGGCGCCACCTGGGGCGTGGTCGGCTTCGGAGCCGTCGGCCGCCGGGTGGCGACGCTGGCGGGCGCCTGGGGGCTGACCGTCCTGGCCCTGCCGCCCCGGAGCCTGTCCGAGCCGCCTCCCGCGGGAGTCCGCTGGAGCGAGCTGGACCAGCTGATCGCCCGCTCCGACGTGGTCAGCCTCCACCTGCCGCTCACGCGCGAGACGCACCACCTGCTGGGCGAGGAGCGGTTCCGCCTCTTCCGGCGCGGCTCGATCCTGGTGAACACGGCTCGCGGCAACCTCCTGGACGAGGAGGCGCTGGCGCGCGCCCTGGAACGGGGTCGCCCGGCCGTGGCGGCGCTGGACGTGCGGAAGGAGCCGCCTCCCCGGCCCGATCCGCTGGCGGGCCACCCCCGGGTCCTCCTCACCCCGCACGTGGCCGGCTGGAGCCGGGAGGCGCTGGCCCGCATCGAGCGACGGCTGTTGCTCGAACTGGGGCGGCGCCTCCCCGGGTCCGCGGCCCCGGCCGGGCGGCGGCCGCACCGCCTCGGCCGCTCCGGCGGCGCTCAGCCGTCCCGCTGA